AATAAACTTTTTACATATAAAGCAGACATCCTTTATTCAGGGTGCCTCTTTTTTATATTGTTCACAAATAGTTATCATATATGACATTGATTGGTAACAAATACCGTATATAATAAATAGTGTAAATAGCTTAAAGTTAGTTTCCCATGACGTATAAATTTAAGCTAGTGTCTGTGGTTGCAGGGCACTTTAAATTTAAATGCAACTATCATAAGTTATATATTTACTGAACCCTTAAAATAATACTGGAAATAAGTACTTAGCACTGTGGGGTGCTTATTTTATAAAATAATAAAATCTGTTCACAAATAGTTAATCATTATGCCATTAAGCTGTAACAAATACTACTTATAATTATAATTACATTTAGTGGACAAGTACCAATGTTGAATAAGTAGTTTATAAAGTATGCCCCCTAAGTATAAATGTAAACTGGTGTCTGTAGTTGCAGGACACTTAAAACTTAAATGTAACTACCACAAGATAGTATAAGTTTAGATTCCTTAAAATAATATTATCATAAAGAAAGCACTCGTCATCTAGGGTGCTTATTTTTATATTTTTTAACATACGTATAATGATATCATAACAATTAGTGAATATAATAGAGTTCAAATATCGGCCATAATAATATTAAAGGCAATACTTATAATTAAATATAAATTATTGATTGCATCTATAATTATACTCATCAACTAGAAAACTCTTTACACACAAAGTACCAACACTGTTTTGGTACTATTTTTTTATTTTGTGGAGTTAATGGAATGTTGTTGATAATTTAATATGCAAAACTGGTATTTTAAGGTATCAAACTTTTAAACCTTGTATATACTATGTATATACAAGAAAGTAAAGGTGTGATAATATTGAATAAAGAGAGTAATAAAGGAGTGAGATATGTGGCAACCGCAACTGTACGTAAGTGGGGAAATAGTTTAGCTTTACGCATTCCTCAAGAGATTTCTGAATTATTGAAATATAAAGATGGGGTTAATGTAGAGATGTACGTAAATGATAAGGAACAAGAATTGGTTTTACGAACAGTATTTCCTGATGCGAATGATCAAGTAGCGTTAAGAGAACATTTTTTATCACTGCGAGCAAAATGTAAGCCAGAAATGGAGACACATAAAGAAATTTTTGAAGAACCCAAAGGGGATGAAATAATTTAATGGGTATTACAGGCAACATAGAGCGTGGCAGCGTTATATGGTTAAATATGCACCCCACAAAAGGGCATGAACAAAATGGATGGAGAGCAGCAATTGTATTATCAGATGGGTTGATTGATCCCAATAATTCAACCTTCGCTATAGTTGTTCCAGTAACAACACAAGTGAAGGAATATCCTTTTGAGGTTGAAGTACCATTTGGAATTGACACGACAAATCCAAGAGTTCCATTTAAAGAATTAAGTGGAGTTGTGTTAACTGACCGATTTAAATCACTCGATATTAGTGCAAGAGATGCTGTTGTAATTGGTAAAGTATCTGAAGAGTCCTATTTTTATAAAACTATAATTACTAATGTAAGATCTATTTTAGCATAAGTAAGATAAAAGAAAAAATATTATTTATATGTCAGATTTTGAAAATGTTGTGACAGAACAGTAATTTATGATGCAGTAATGGAATATTAGATTATTGGATAATTGCTTTGAAATAATGGTAACCTACTAAAAAGAATTACTATATGAGGTGATAAATTTGAGGAAATCACTTTTTACGTTTCTTTCAAAATATTATAAAGAAGAAGCTGCTATAATATAAATGAAATCATAATATTCTTATTAGTGTACTATTCAAAGCACAATTGTGCTTTTTTATCTTTACTTTACTAATGGTAAAACTTTTGCTGGTATCTCAAGCCTCAAAATGAGTTTGGAAAATTATATCAGTATCAAGAAGACATAGGATCTCAAGATTAACTATATTTACTTGGATAAAAAATTCTAAAGATAAGAATGAGATCAAAGTTAAGTCTGGTAGAAAAGCTTTAGTTGGGAGAGAAAAAGAACTTGAAAATGAGTAACAGCTATGTTATTAGATCTCTATTACGAATATTTCTTGTATAAAGATAGTATTTTTGGTAAAGCTATTTTTGAGGTGATAACAATGTTTAAATTATTTACAGGAATTATTCTTGGAATTGGAATGACAATTTTGGGTATTTATGGGTTAGCTACCAAATCTATTTTAGGTATAATACTATAAGCAGGGTACTTTCCCTGTTTATTTTGACTTAGGTAGAGATGTTTTTAATTATAAACTTGCAAATACTATAGTACTTAAAAGTATAGTATAAATGCACACAAAAGCCCTAGGCAATTCCAGGGCTTTTGTAGAGTGAGACAATTAAGTGGCATACAATATATAAAAAGTGAAATAATTAAAGTGTAGGATATATAATGATAAAGTTTTATATTTATTATCCACTCCCTTACACTAAATCAAGTGATTCTAAGGTTCAGGTGGAGTTTGCTGTAGGGACTGCTTATCTCCATCTGAACCTTAGAAGAACTTATCCAGGCGCATAGCAGTGCTTATCTCCCACTTTGAAGAAGATGGGAGTATTAGCAATGGTAGCGTTCGGATAAAAAATGTGGAGGGTGATTTTTTTGAGGTATCATAGTAAAATAAAATCTTTACTTTTATCTATTGTAAATGCTATTGAGAGTAATGTAATGATTTCAATACTCAATCTAGGATTAAGGAAGAAATAATAAATAATATATTAATCCATATGTGGTATAAATTTGAAACCTAATTTCCTTTTAAAACAGGAGGAGGTTCTGGAAAATTTGATAAACCCAGTAGAAATCAAGGGTTGTGTGGATTTTGTACCCTTAAAACACATAGGGGTAGGGGGTATATAAAGAGCTGATCAATATATAAGAGATGAATATTTCTTAAGGTCGAGGTGAATATATAAATATGAAAATATTTAATATAAGGAGTATATTATGACAAGAAAAATTATAGAAATAATTCTTAGGAGTGTTTCTACTTATATTATTCTATTAACCTTGGGAAGAATAATTGGAAGAAAATTGATATCAAGAATAACATTTTATGATTTTATAGTTGGAGTTGCACTTGGGTCTATTGCAGTAAGAATAGCACTAGGTTCACAAGAATCACCATTTTTAGCCGCAATTTCAGTAATTGTCATTACTATATTAGTTGTTATTACAGATTATTTAAGTATTAAAAGTTTTAAATTTAGAACTTTAATAGATGGAAGACCTGTGATATTAATAAGTAATGGAAAAGTATTGGATTATAATTTAAAAAAAATGAAAATTGCAATAAATGAACTAATGATGCAGTTAAGAGAAAAAGATATATTTAATATAGAAGATGTAGAATTTGCAGTTATAGAAAATGATGGAGAACTAACTGTACTTCCTAAAACAAATAAGCAACCAATAACAGCTGGTGATTTAAATATTTCAATAAGCTATACTGGTTTGATGAGTGATATAATTATCGATGGCAAAATAATGTATGA
This genomic interval from Clostridium kluyveri contains the following:
- a CDS encoding DUF421 domain-containing protein, yielding MTRKIIEIILRSVSTYIILLTLGRIIGRKLISRITFYDFIVGVALGSIAVRIALGSQESPFLAAISVIVITILVVITDYLSIKSFKFRTLIDGRPVILISNGKVLDYNLKKMKIAINELMMQLREKDIFNIEDVEFAVIENDGELTVLPKTNKQPITAGDLNISISYTGLMSDIIIDGKIMYDNLKLTNHDEQWIGEQLKTHNICDVKEVFYAGVNAAGILYVSTKTKK
- a CDS encoding type II toxin-antitoxin system PemK/MazF family toxin gives rise to the protein MGITGNIERGSVIWLNMHPTKGHEQNGWRAAIVLSDGLIDPNNSTFAIVVPVTTQVKEYPFEVEVPFGIDTTNPRVPFKELSGVVLTDRFKSLDISARDAVVIGKVSEESYFYKTIITNVRSILA
- a CDS encoding AbrB/MazE/SpoVT family DNA-binding domain-containing protein — its product is MNKESNKGVRYVATATVRKWGNSLALRIPQEISELLKYKDGVNVEMYVNDKEQELVLRTVFPDANDQVALREHFLSLRAKCKPEMETHKEIFEEPKGDEII